The following are encoded in a window of Candidatus Aegiribacteria sp. genomic DNA:
- a CDS encoding IS1380 family transposase, with translation MSNIAKTQRSASLRIKRIEVTNDKLTSRAGLSPFVRYLDSIDIFPSLEKLFGSIRKNRKGQKISSIFKQIICFLADGTSSHISYFDNLKNDEGYAGGIEAAATEMLSSHSVKRFFRKFSPLHYFMFRRLLQKLFIWRLNLEKPSVIILGVDTMVMDNDDAVLRHGVQPTYIKKKGFQPLQLNWLGYFVDA, from the coding sequence ATGTCTAATATCGCAAAAACTCAGCGTTCTGCAAGTCTCAGGATTAAAAGAATCGAAGTTACAAATGACAAACTGACAAGCAGAGCGGGCCTGTCTCCATTCGTACGATACCTGGACAGCATAGATATTTTCCCCTCCTTAGAAAAACTTTTCGGTTCAATCAGAAAGAACAGGAAGGGTCAGAAGATATCCTCGATCTTCAAGCAGATTATCTGCTTTCTGGCTGACGGAACGAGTTCCCACATCTCGTACTTCGATAATTTGAAGAATGATGAGGGCTATGCTGGCGGGATTGAAGCTGCAGCAACCGAAATGCTGTCCTCGCACTCGGTAAAAAGATTCTTCAGGAAGTTCTCACCCCTTCACTACTTCATGTTCAGAAGGCTTTTGCAGAAGTTGTTCATATGGCGTCTCAATCTTGAAAAGCCTTCTGTAATCATTCTTGGAGTGGATACCATGGTAATGGATAATGACGATGCTGTTCTGCGTCATGGAGTACAGCCGACTTACATAAAGAAGAAGGGGTTCCAGCCCCTCCAGCTGAATTGGCTGGGTTACTTTGTGGACGCAG